The sequence below is a genomic window from Ipomoea triloba cultivar NCNSP0323 chromosome 10, ASM357664v1.
AATTGGACGATCAAATGgctctttaatttgttgtcgCGATGGTAATGCCAAATCCGAGACCCTGCCACCAGCAGCTCTGTCTGTTTCATCGTCGTTGTTGCAGTATGGGCACGGATGTTGTGATCATTGACTACTTTCCATCAGATCGGCAAGAGTAATCTTCCCGCTATTGCCTGGGTCCAGTTTATCAAACTGTCTGCAGATCAGCAGGATGTCTTTCTCGGACACCTTCTCCATCTCCTTCAACTTGTAGATTACATATTCGGGTTTACTGTCAAGCATTACAGAACCAAGAAAAGCGATATCCAATGCATCATCACCTCGTCTTAATGATCATAATTGGAAAACAAATAAGAATAGCACATACAAAATTCTAGTTCATAAGAGGATAaatagctaattgattggattccgTCTTTCAGTGTAATTTGGCTTATGTGCATTACAGCCTAATTTAGTAAccttggcccaatcttagattctaGCACTAATCACCCGGACAAAGTAGGGTTAGTAGGCCATTATCACTTGCTCCAAATCAATACAACATTGACATGTTCATAAATCATAACAGCTAACTTCTTTCTCCATGTATAAATACTTCATCTTTGTACTAAAAACCGATTCCTAATTGATTAATACATACACATAGGTTCTCAGGCCACCTGAGAACTCTTATAATCTTTATACCAATTCCATCTTAGCTCCAAAATCCAGATTATAATCCAACCACAAATCACTTGGAAGTTTATGCTAAGATTTCCAGGTTAGATAACACTAGCATCACAAAATGAAGTAGTGAAAAACTAGCTAAAGATGTTTCCAAATGATCCCACCATTATTCTCACCGTAATATTTAAACAATCTCACATGAATTACaacttgaaaatataatataatggttaGCATTGATCAAGCAGTATCTATTCACAGAGCACTAGACTAGTAGAACAACCTAATAACATTAACAGCAATTTAGAATATGAATCGGTACAAGGTTATAGACAAAAGGgaattatgcaattttttttttcttttgcaactAATCAGTAAAACATAGTGTTATCTAGGCTTCTACATGAACAAACAAGGCGTAAATGGTAAATTTCATGTGAATTGTAAAACAATATCATAGGAACGAAAAATCCTCACCTCACAAAGCCATTGTTATCAATGTCTGCAGCGAGAAACTGCGCAACAGTCATATCCTGATCAAGCACCCATTTCGCCATTCTCCTATGGCGTTTATCGACTCTCGCCTCAGCCAAGTAAAGAAAGGCGCGGGCAACAGCGAGCGTCGACACCAGCAACCAAACCGACGCGAAAACCCGACCAGGCATCGATTTGAACGCCCGGTCCCCGTACCCAACAGTAGTAACAGACATAACTGACAAGTAAAGTGAATCCAACCACCCCAACCTCTCAACAAAATGCATAACACCAACACCTACCCCAATACACAAAACCACAACCCCCAGAGCCAAACCCACCTTAGTCCTAATCCTCATTCTCCCCTTCTTCACATCTATTATATAGGAGCCAGGATCATGGGCCCCTTTACACTTAAGAGTCTTTAAAAGATAATTTTCTTGAAGGTCAAGCACATAACCCACCATCCCAGATAACAAAATATCAATGAACCCAAACCCTACAAGCACAAAAAGAATGGAGAATAGCTTTGTAGCAGGGCTATCAGGGGTTATGTCCCCATAGCCAATAGTGCACATTGTGACAATACAAAAGTATATAGCATCCACCACAGGGTGGGTCTCAGAGGCAGTGAAATTTTCCCTAAAGAAAGAATAAATAGCCACACCAAGAGCCAAGTAAATGATCAAAAGCACCACAGAATGCCTCACAATGGACTGGTGACCAAATTGGGGTTGCGGGGGAGGTGGAGCCTTGTGATGAACATCGTTGATTGTTGCCATGGCCGGCGCGGTTCTGCAGCGATGAAGATGGGCTTTTGCCCGGGATTTGTCTTTGGGATTGGCCGGCCAAGGAGAGTGGTCGTGGTTGGATCTTTGGTcggaagatgaagaagaagaagaagaagaagaagaacgagGAGAGGAGGCGTTGTTGAGGTTTAAAGCGTCGAGATTGGGTGGGGCCCGTGGGGTGGTGGTTGAGGCGAAACGAGGAGACCCGAAGATTAGTTTTTCCTTGAATTCTGAAGGGGTCATTGGGGGTCCGTTAGGAGGAGGGGTGGCCGGGATGGTCACTTCCGCGTGCTCCGGTAATGGGCAGAGCGAGAgcggctgcggcggcggcgcgtGCACTCTCCTCAGGGAGGAGTATTGGAGGAGAGGCTCGTTCTCCATTTTGGTTCGCCGGAAAACGaggacaaagaagaaaaaaaaaccggCGATCTTACCAATGCAGACACATTCTCCGGTTCAAAAAGATAAACGTACGGAATTTAGATTAGTTTAGATAAGCTGGAACCaaatgtatattaaaaaataaaaaaaaaaagggggattTGGTATGAAGAGTGTGGCGGTGAGGCGAACGGACGGCCGGGGGAGACAAAAAGCAGCGGCGAGCGATGAAAGGGGAAAGACTTTAGGACATGTTTGTCGAGAAGGGGAGAGAAAAGGGAATTTTTGATTGTTTTCCTCTACGAAACTCGATTTTGAAGGGTGAAACGTAATACTTTGGCCGAAATTTGATGTGTTTTCAGGAACTGATATAAATATGGCATTTTACAAGGAAAAAATGCGTTTGCAGACAGTGAGACACATATATAGGCTTTGTTCctctaatttttttcattatttcattGTGTTCGTGTATGACACGAAGAAGAAGTCTGATTGATTGCCTACAACCAAACGTGTCCTTGACGGCGGCGGTTCCCTCCTTTTTTGATTTGGTCATCGGTTAGAGGACAATACCTGATGCGGCTACGTGAACGTGAGCAATTGCTGCATAGATGCACGCGCACCGTCTAATGCCACCAATCACGCACTTCATGGTGCGTGCACCGTCAAACCCAGGTGTGAATGTGTGTGATTCTTCATTCTTGTACCCTCGTCAAAcagttggttttcaaaaaaaaaaaacagttggTTTATTAATTAtctcaagttatttatttattgtttttatataaagtttgaatctcAAAGTACATTTATAAATTTGGTCATTGAATTATTTACTATACacaaattttttctttaattatgtataaaatgacttgttaatattaataatgcattttaaaatttcaaattattgagAGACACAGtagtcatttttttatttatatcatttgtattaaataattaattaattattgaatttgatacaaatatttttttttattgtggtATAGCTAAAAATTAACTTTGCCTTTCAAACTCTAAAATTTTTGAAGGCAAAAACTTACGTGAGACCCTCTCACCATGCGTCGGGTCgtgtcgggtcaagatgcaaatgtaacacttatatgcacaaatgtcatacttatatgctcaaatgtaatactaatcaagaataaaatttttgttacttataagtgtaaatgtaatacttttaagggaaaatgcaatacttttacatttcaatttaaaagtattatattttttcacaaaagtattatatttgcccttataagtaaggggcacttgtcaacattacttattatgaaaaatgtattactttttctctaataagtaacaaagattgtattcttgattagtgttatatttgagcatataagtatgacatttgcatggtgtcttgacccgacccgacccgtctcacgaataaggattcgtgagacaatctcacacaagtgtgacccatttttGAAAGACATATTAGACATTTTATAGAGTTTTCTCAAATTCTCTCAActaaatctttatatatattctcttcATTTGTAAATAAGAATTGCTAGTTTTGCCAAaaaccttgtgatctagtggcacccggtgtcccggaaaacactctcacatggatgatgggagtgagttctataaacagatactacattgtaacagagtcaatgaaaaaaaaaaaaagaattgctAGTTTTTAGATTTATAAACATGTGTCTATTTATCTTTAGCTTCAAagttaaatgtcaatttattggtcaaaaaatgaatttctttttctaaataatGAATGTGatattgctttcaaaaaaaaaatgaatgtgatatttatatgtttttttttaaacagtgatatttatatgtttagtttcatacttatatattagtgtaaatatgtattatttttaatgttctGTTTCTTACATAGTTTTTAAAGAGCATTTAATAGAAATTGATGCTCAAATAACATACATtgatgtatcattttaattggagtacattttatattcatttgacaatatacatatttgtatgAGCTTTGAATCCTTTGATGTTTAGATTCATTTTATACACGCAATATattcattatagcaacactaaTGAATCATTTTGCATTCCACTGcaggttcatttgacaatatacatatctGTTTGAGTTAcgctattcaatttcattttatacatataatatgtttGTTATAGCAATACTAttatactaaagtatcattttaatttgacTACAactttatttgacaatatacatatatgtatgagcTATGctattttgtttcattttatacacacaataagtttattatagcaacactaaaatatcattttaattatgctATAGTTTACagattcatttgacaatatgtATATCTATAACATTATGTGCCATTGGTTCACGGCAATGTCAACGTTAactgtttattttaattaaaagaaacgacTTTGTATTGAACCATAGTCCACCATATAACAAAATGTACCATGTAATATAAAAGGTAACGTGTAGTTTGACGTGAATGTAAGGAGTAAGGCTATCCACAATAGTGAATTTTGGACCAGTTTTTTAAGAAAGGTGGGTGTGGTGGATAAGAGAGAGTGAGGTGAGAGAAAAAGTGAGGTCTTTGCAGTGAAATGAATTTTTGCAGTAAATGTGAGTCCCACTTTATTTCTGATCTGCGCTGGTTCTACGCGTTGAACTTGTGCATCCAGccgttttttgttttgttttgttttgttttgttttgttttttttttaatttcagattttgttttgttttgtttttgtttttgtttttctttttttcttccctctcattttattttttctaatcacacctgcaaaaacttctcaaaaactaCCACTATTGAGGATGCCCTAACGTGGAGCTTCCCGTTGATGTAAGAACCAATGTAGAGCTTGCCGTAGATGTAAGAAGCATCATGAAACTTGCTTTAGTGTAACATAAAAGACAACCGTATAAAACATACATTGTAACATAAAGGGACTATACGAAATATACCTTGTAAAGTGTACCATATATTGTTATAACTTTGtctacatataataataaaaaggttTTTTGTGcgattaaaattgataaaaattaaataacattcTGAGACAAAAATCATACTTCACTCCTTCACTACTTCGGGCTGACTGGCTGAGTGCATAGTGCATTTACGGAATTACGGATTGTACTATTGACTTAAAGTAGGTTTAGCACTAGTGGAGCAGTAATGGTGTTT
It includes:
- the LOC116031713 gene encoding two-pore potassium channel 3; translation: MENEPLLQYSSLRRVHAPPPQPLSLCPLPEHAEVTIPATPPPNGPPMTPSEFKEKLIFGSPRFASTTTPRAPPNLDALNLNNASSPRSSSSSSSSSSSDQRSNHDHSPWPANPKDKSRAKAHLHRCRTAPAMATINDVHHKAPPPPQPQFGHQSIVRHSVVLLIIYLALGVAIYSFFRENFTASETHPVVDAIYFCIVTMCTIGYGDITPDSPATKLFSILFVLVGFGFIDILLSGMVGYVLDLQENYLLKTLKCKGAHDPGSYIIDVKKGRMRIRTKVGLALGVVVLCIGVGVGVMHFVERLGWLDSLYLSVMSVTTVGYGDRAFKSMPGRVFASVWLLVSTLAVARAFLYLAEARVDKRHRRMAKWVLDQDMTVAQFLAADIDNNGFVSKPEYVIYKLKEMEKVSEKDILLICRQFDKLDPGNSGKITLADLMESSQ